In Trichoderma asperellum chromosome 1, complete sequence, a single window of DNA contains:
- a CDS encoding uncharacterized protein (EggNog:ENOG41~TransMembrane:7 (o20-42i54-76o96-116i137-156o183-209i221-239o251-276i)) translates to MSIYSDPPALRDFSQDKPSLLVCWWATIFCALMILLRIVGRFIRTEKLFAEDKFAAVALIPLFLRMGCVHFILVNGTNNADFTGVTLTPEELRKKSIASGLVLLSRVLYAATLWILKGTILEFLKRIAESTWQRTHHYTLIAIRCSLGLTFIAVVISDLAECNPFRHYWQVLPDPGGQCRQGYVQLITMAACNILTDLMLVIFPIPIIVQSNMQFRRKLQLLILFSLSLSVVAVTIYRVPHTMDVNGRQQYRSLLASVELIFATAAANALVLGSFVRDRGVKKQKPRRTSTAAESFERSATVRRPTIHRQWGSDEDLVRDLGLTVEPELREQQDSPSSDLYAPIRQMRSVEHESEQWHNQQEEEHEQADSAHSADSAPESAKASQDLLIYKTESRTESQHESRKLSLFDVGGLLEDGPGTSSGSYRRGSSFTSSSMEASTSQTAPPASRKASVNGVRRGSTALLQDLGGLLGPLNSKSSVRSKHRTGTELQPIQQSHQEHHASQNEGSDLVLNDPGGLLRL, encoded by the exons ATGTCCATCTACTCAGACCCGCCGGCGCTGCGAGACTTTTCGCAGGACAAGCCTTCGCTGCTGGTCTGCTGGTGGGCCACCATCTTCTGCGCCCTCATGATCCTGTTGCGAATCGTCGGCCGCTTCATCCGAACCGAAAAGCTCTTTGCCGAAGACAAATTCGCCGCAGTTGCCTTGATTCCCTTGTTTCTGCGCATGGGATGCGTCCACTTTATCCTCGTCAATGGAACTAACAATGCCGACTTCACCGGAGTCACCCTCACTCCCGAAGAACTCCGAAAGAAATCCATAGCCAGCGGCCTGGTGCTTCTCAGCCGTGTTCTCTACGCCGCGAC CCTATGGATTCTCAAGGGCACAATACTCGAGTTTCTAAAACGAATCGCCGAAAGCACCTGGCAGCGAACCCATCACTACaccctcatcgccatccgATGCTCCCTCGGCCTCACCTTCATCGCCGTTGTCATTAGCGATCTCGCCGAGTGCAACCCCTTTAGACATTACTGGCAAGTCTTGCCTGACCCGGGTGGTCAGTGTCGCCAAGGCTATGTCCAGCTCATCACCATGGCCGCCTGCAACATCCTCACCGACCTGATGCTCGTCATCTTTCCCATCCCCATCATTGTCCAGAGCAACATGCAGTTTCGCAGgaagctgcagctcctcATTCTATTTTCTCTCAGCTTGTCCGTTGTGGCAGTCACCATCTACAGAGTTCCGCACACCATGGACGTCAACGGCCGACAACAGTACCGGTCTCTGCTTGCTTCCGTCGAGTTGATTTTCGCAACTGCAGCCGCAAATGCCCTCGTTTTGGGCTCCTTTGTCCGAGATCGAGGtgtcaagaagcagaagcccaGACGAACTTCCACCGCTGCCGAGTCGTTTGAACGGAGCGCCACCGTTCGAAGGCCAACTATCCATCGGCAGTGGGGCAGCGACGAAGATTTGGTCAGAGACCTTGGCTTGACCGTCGAGCCCGAACTTCGGGAGCAACAAGATAGCCCGTCATCTGATCTGTACGCGCCAATTAGACAAATGCGTTCTGTCGAGCATGAATCCGAACAGTGGCATAATCAACAGGAGGAGGAACATGAGCAAGCAGATAGCGCACATAGCGCAGATAGCGCCCCGGAAAGCGCAAAGGCAAGCCAAGACCTGCTGATATACAAGACCGAATCCCGGACCGAATCCCAGCACGAGTCAAGGAAACTCTCCTTATTTGATGTCGGCGGCCTCCTTGAAGATGGTCCTGGTACGAGCAGCGGGAGCTACCGAAGAGGCAGCAGCTTTACTTCCTCTTCCATGGAAGCCAGCACCTCCCAAACTGCCCCCCCGGCGTCTAGAAAGGCCAGCGTAAACGGTGTCCGGCGTGGATCAACTGCGCTGCTACAAGATCTGGGCGGACTTCTAGGTCCCCTGAACTCAAAGTCGTCAGTGCGGTCAAAACACCGAACCGGAACCGAGCTGCAGCCAATCCAACAATCTCACCAAGAGCATCATGCCTCCCAAAATGAAGGCTCTGATCTTGTTCTCAATGACCCTGGTGGCCTCTTGCGATTGTGA
- a CDS encoding uncharacterized protein (BUSCO:EOG092D3NPH) yields the protein MIDDLPNDAKSKEVVRLWRAWRTVHEMVADREYELAEDEVSISLERFRDEYCHPDGSVNRAKLQFSARPSDSMLRKNTPPATASNPDPVPDCGPIWVEFLTDKQFGVSQIRNFAKYTITNNYKTGIMVTPVALSPAARKSLASVENLAKIECFLEDDLLVNITHHELVPRHVLLSREEKIALLKRYRLKETQLPRILQKDPVARYLGLKRGQVVKIIRVSETAGRYASYRLCV from the exons ATGATTGACGATTTGCCCAACGATGCCAAGTCCAAAGAGGTCGTGAGACTCTGGCGCGCGTGGAGGACTGTTCACGAGATGGTTGCGGATCGG GAGTATGAGCTTGCCGAGGACGAAGTTAGCATCTCTCTGGAGCGATTCCGCGACGAGTACTGCCACCCCGACGGCAGCGTAAA CCGCGCCAAACTCCAATTCTCCGCCCGCCCAAGCGACTCCATGCTCCGCAAGAACACCCCTCCCGCCACAGCCTCCAACCCAGACCCCGTGCCCGACTGCGGCCCCATCTGGGTCGAGTTCCTGACCGACAAGCAGTTCGGTGTCTCGCAGATCCGCAACTTTGCAAAGTACACAATCACCAACAACTACAAGACGGGAATCATGGTGACCCCTGTGGCCCTCTCGCCCGCCGCCCGCAAGTCCCTCGCCTCCGTGGAGAATCTCGCCAAGATTGAGTGCTTCCTCGAGGACGACCTGCTGGTCAACATTACGCACCACGAGCTGGTGCCGCGGCACGTGCTGCTCTCCAGGGAGGAGAAGATTGCGCTGCTGAAGAGATACCGCCTGAAGGAGACGCAGCTGCCGCGTATTCTGCAGAAGGATCCCGTGGCGAGGTATCTAGGACTCAAGAGGGGACAGGTCGTCAAGATTATCCGTGTTAGTGAGACGGCCGGTCGATATGCCAGTTACCGGCTGTGTGTCTAA